TTGTAGGCTCCGTAGGCGACGATATTGACGACGGCGTGGGCAATTCAGAATTTGGAGATGTGCCATCTCCATCTCCGACGCTGTGAAGATGCGGTTTTTCTTCGAATACTAAAAGATAAAACACGTATTTTGAAGCTGAACGATAATATGACGAcaaaaatttggaaaaaatgGCATTGTCCTGGAAAAATGATAGTGACTAACGAAAGTACTTGAAAAACTTTTATGGATATATTATTTGTACTATACAGAACCTCCTGGAATTTTATTAGCACTATAAGTATCACGAGAGCAGTGATAAAGTTTCAAACGAATTTGGTAATATACATAGAGATTACAAagtatttattgcaaacatacatTTAACAGTATTTGCTACGACTAGGTGTCCTACTTACATTTGTCAAGGCTGATAATTGACCCTACGAATTCGTTGACAGTAAAAGACGGTGCTTGGTCTTCCATTTGCCTTCTCCTTCTAACTAACCACCAATCAACGAGGAACAGTGCCAAAGCTAAAATCTTGATGCCAGCGCAAAGTCCTACATATCTGAAAAATATTGAACGAACAATGTCACTGCTTagtaaaatttctaaaattagCTTTTTCAAATTGCACACAGATGTGGAAATAATGAATACCTGTATCTGAACTGTTCAATGTCGTAAAGTAAACATCGTCCACCTTTTTCTCCACATGTGCTTTTCCAAAGTAAACATGTAGAGTCAATTAAATTACCAAATAAAATAGGAGCGGGTATGTAACCGAACAGtctaaaaattacaaattgcaTGCCTAAAGCAAACGATCTTTCCTCCTCTGAGACTGATCTGCATAGAAAAAAAGGTAAAATGAGTGTAACAATAATGTAAAATTCGAACATAATTCAAGTACACAGACATATGGAACATATAAAAGAGATGAAAGTGAAACTTACCGTAACACTATCATTAATAGAGGCATCTGAGTGATAGCAACAATAAACGTCATAAAAAAAAGCAAAattaaaaatggaaatatagtCCTACAAGGTGAAGTGCACGGGCCAGCAGTAGCTACTGGCACTACCGTTACTTCCGCAAATTCTGGAGCTGCCGGTGGCAACATTGTTAAGTTTCCGTGTATACCTAAAACATAAATATGGAAATTATAGAATTGTCTAACACTATCGATAAATACAATGATATTTATCAGTACTGTACTTTGCACTAATCGCATTGTAGAGGAAATATTAGTATCGTTCAAAATAGAACATTGACGTTTAATATACAATAGTATGCAAAAGTTCCCAGCCGAATAGATTTTTCACCTTATGTATAAGAACTTTCCCTGCTCATTGTATACTCGGCgatgtacaaaaaaaaaaaaaaaaaaaaaaaaaaaggagaatttCACACTTACATGCACAATTAGTAAAGTTCGATTTCGAACTGAAGGCAGTGCAGCCTGCATGACAAGGGCTAAAATACGTGAGACCGTTGTTTCCACAGACTGGCTCGACGTCTGTCATTCGGCACTCGCAACCGAAGTTGCACGCGGCAGTGAGATTTACTTGAAAGGGTTCCGGACCCTTTGTGCTGCTGTTAAAGTACGGTATAGTGGTCCCAGCCATTTTTACGTTGTCGCAACCGAGGAAGAAGAGGAGGCCATAGCACACCAGACATATCATGTTCGAGACGAGAACGAATTGAACTGCACCTTTCGGTCTTAATTCTAAACGTTTGAGCAAACATCCGCCAAAAAAGATTCCGATGCAGGCACCCGGTATCGCTATAGAGCCGGTGAATACACTGGCTTGACTCTTTCCTAAGCTGAACTGTGTCTCCAGATACTTTGGCAGGAAAACCACAAACCCGGAGACGATTACTAATTCCATGCAAGCTCCTAGGCACGTTACTACGTACACTGGATTACACACCAACCTCCACATACTCCTGGGGATATCTGAAACAGagagatatatatttatttatgtttaattATAACTAATTTTTGATCATTTTTGacaatgtataatatttattaaggaAAATTTGTATAGAGCGAATAATTAAATCTCTGTTGTAAAATTTCAAGAATTAAACGTTTACCCTTCACATCTTTGCCGTAACCACTATCATTTAGTTTCTCCTTTTTCGGTTCTTTGCAttgctctttctctttctgcgacgaAGATTTAGCTTTTTCGATAATTcgtattttttctttctcccgTTGCAGAGTTTTCGGGAAACTGAAGAACGGTATTGCCACTAGAATCAGGAGTAAGCCACAGAGTAGGAAACCACCCCACCACATGCCTACCCATCTGTGATCACCTGGATCTGTAGAAGAATAATTTTATCTTaagtaatatttcataattataaGTACAACCAAATATCACTAGTAAAACTGCAGAGTTTTATGCATCTGGTACATTTATATAACCGAGTTCATATAAATATGCAGTCTACTTATTAGACATATTTCATTACCTATACTGATGATTGTTCCAGAAAATGAATCCATATGAAATGATAACAGATAAGCTCCAAGAAGAAAACCTAAAACCGGCCCAAAAGCTGCCATACTATACATACAACCTAAAAGAAACATAAGAGCTgcttaataaaatattcttatatGGTAAATCTTAAACCTTTCGAAACAGTATATTTTCTTACCGATATACAAAGAAGCACTTTCTGGTCGTACGTGATCATCTATGTAAGTAGTACCGAGGGTAAATAAAGGGGAACCACCACAGCCTAATAATAACTGAGCAAGTACAAATAACATAACAGGACCAGCGGTAGATGGAGATCCCTGAATGCAATTATCACCTCTTAAATTGTTGTGTGGTGCTAAAGGCGGAGATGATAATCCAGACGATAAACGACCTATGAAGAAAGGATGATACTTTCAGCTTCTGTGCAAATGTTATTTTTAGACATTACACAACAATGTGAATTTCGTTGATATTTGGCATTTAAGGAAAAATAAATTGGTAAATCATGCAATCAGCATTAAATATTTCTCTTtacctcttctttttttttttttttttttaattagaatttatattcttttagcAGGCGAATCACGAAATTCACATTTCTACGTGTAATATTATTCGTCGTTTCACAATTCATTAAACTCTCACCTAATCCCATATCTTGTTCGCGTAACGAAACACCACGACAAATGTTGTCCGAGCTAGAATTGTTTGCAGCCGTCATTAAATTGGGTTCGGCTGTGAAGTGTGGTACCATAAAGATCATCGATCCCAGTCCCATTATGACGGCGCCtggaataattaaaaataatgaataacaataattaaaaaatatttcatataattatcTTGCAAACAGGCTTATTTTATTAGAACTTTAATATCAATTTGATCGAAGTACGATACTTGGtacaaaagaaaaggaaatatgGGTACTGTTTAAAAACTTACAAAATTTCTGTAAAAAGAAAGCGTTAATTATCTTCTCTACTCTACTAATTCTAGTGCTAGCTTTATCTAACAAAGACTGGATTATTGTTGTCCCAAGTATCgaatgatctattttgtagcgACAGGGCAAACAGTCAATGTTCGTAACATTCGCTTGAAACATAAAACTGTTTGCACAATTTAATAGAACACATCTATTTTAATAAATCGACCTTATCAATCTTATGGGATAAATGGAACACGAGAATAATTAGTGACGTAAAAAGTAAGGAAtacgatataattatatattgaaatatttacgtTAACACGTCAGGATTGACCCAGCCTCCGCGAGAGTTAAATAGCGTTTCagattgtccggaaagtgtctttcttttacagacacgtcttttacaacgacgcatctttatacaaacaaaCGTTGTGATTTTTAAAAACTTGACAAAACAAAAagtggatcatacgtaattcgataaaataatataaaacgaaaaatgtcgtgcatccattatttctttataaaacgaaagaaacttttcggacgacctaatagattCGAATACTTTTACGATGTATACTTACCAATAGCTATCCAAACAGGTATGTGTCTTCGGCTACCAAGATAGCTGACGAAGATGACGGTGATGACATTTCCAATTTCATAGGAGCTAGCAATGACGCCTGAAAGGCTGGACGGGATTTCGAACCTTTTCTCTATGGTCGTGATCACAGAATTTATGTAACCTGAACTAAGTGCTTGCTGCAGCGTGACGAGAAACGACAGAAGGAACACAAACACCTGGAAAAATCACCGGATGATCGTTCGTTAATGTGTGCTAATTGAACCTTGAGCGTCTCCGATGACGATTGCGAGTGCAAATTCGACGTGTTTCTTTGTTAGGTTTCCTGTTCTAAGAAGCCGCGAGGTAACTCTTGCTTCTACGACATCGCCACGTCTTGCACCATGTTTTAGTCACACACGTTGATTAAAAATACCGATGACAAATTTGCAAATGTTTATGGTGTCTGTGAAGTGTTTGGACATATTGggtatatacatttatatttcttgtattttacatcttaatattaatataacattatatttcctGAAACGTAGCAAGTATCACAGCGAAACGCAAAGTGCTGCTACTACCGCGAAGAAGTTAAAAGAGCTTAACGTGGTTTACCGAAGGATCTTTCTCttttatatagaaaattatGGGGGTTATAGAGAATTTACACAGAACGAACTTGAAGGTTGTAAAACGATCGAAGAAATCAAGATTGTTCTAGATTGTTCGCAAGGTTACGTATGTACATCTGTGATTACCACCACCTGCGCTACGTATAACTCAAGACTTATACACTTTACGAACTTGTACGCTTATTTACACTTAAAGAGGAATTCACAGCTCCTtctgtaatatttatttttttaacgcGTTTCTCTTTATCCATGAAATATATGCGAGTTATAAATGATAGAAGATCAATGAGAAATATCTGAATAAAAatcacgtatatatatatatagcaattAATTTCTAAAAGAATGTATACTTGTACGTGATTGCATGTATCCCTTAAAAACAGTCAGACATACGAAATACTTTGGTTTATACGTTAATTTTGCCTTCGAGATGAAATATATTCTGAACATATGTTAGAGTCTATGAACAAATACGCTTATCGTGGACGAAATATCAATGTTATCATCTCAAATAATAAAACGTATTTCCTATGGAAAT
The Bombus affinis isolate iyBomAffi1 chromosome 2, iyBomAffi1.2, whole genome shotgun sequence genome window above contains:
- the LOC126926352 gene encoding solute carrier organic anion transporter family member 3A1 isoform X2, yielding MASTSGHKRNGSSSSMFTHKRTESGGGFIGHKRSESGHKRAESISSAFGYKRSESGHKRNESSGGGFGHKRSESGSNYHAGHRRNESMYAMTGLYAESATTGTDETTDPLQATGSRLTHDTVIRCHSRNPSSGLVDHRTEKERAQTPPFNPDSKDCGILSCRPAFIQKFAGIKVFVFLLSFLVTLQQALSSGYINSVITTIEKRFEIPSSLSGVIASSYEIGNVITVIFVSYLGSRRHIPVWIAIGAVIMGLGSMIFMVPHFTAEPNLMTAANNSSSDNICRGVSLREQDMGLGRLSSGLSSPPLAPHNNLRGDNCIQGSPSTAGPVMLFVLAQLLLGCGGSPLFTLGTTYIDDHVRPESASLYIGCMYSMAAFGPVLGFLLGAYLLSFHMDSFSGTIISIDPGDHRWVGMWWGGFLLCGLLLILVAIPFFSFPKTLQREKEKIRIIEKAKSSSQKEKEQCKEPKKEKLNDSGYGKDVKDIPRSMWRLVCNPVYVVTCLGACMELVIVSGFVVFLPKYLETQFSLGKSQASVFTGSIAIPGACIGIFFGGCLLKRLELRPKGAVQFVLVSNMICLVCYGLLFFLGCDNVKMAGTTIPYFNSSTKGPEPFQVNLTAACNFGCECRMTDVEPVCGNNGLTYFSPCHAGCTAFSSKSNFTNCACIHGNLTMLPPAAPEFAEVTVVPVATAGPCTSPCRTIFPFLILLFFMTFIVAITQMPLLMIVLRSVSEEERSFALGMQFVIFRLFGYIPAPILFGNLIDSTCLLWKSTCGEKGGRCLLYDIEQFRYRYVGLCAGIKILALALFLVDWWLVRRRRQMEDQAPSFTVNEFVGSIISLDKLFEEKPHLHSVGDGDGTSPNSELPTPSSISSPTEPTKSTNLEDTGSSNQTQDSTEIGSRSKNAMDVDDIDVPDTRQAPLALEEPDTEVKPLTGKPSDKLVRNV
- the LOC126926352 gene encoding solute carrier organic anion transporter family member 5A1 isoform X1, with translation MASTSGHKRNGSSSSMFTHKRTESGGGFIGHKRSESGHKRAESISSAFGYKRSESGHKRNESSGGGFGHKRSESGSNYHAGHRRNESMYAMTGLYAESATTGTDETTDPLQATGSRLTHDTVIRCHSRNPSSGLVDHRDFIIKCHSRNPSASMVDRTEKERAQTPPFNPDSKDCGILSCRPAFIQKFAGIKVFVFLLSFLVTLQQALSSGYINSVITTIEKRFEIPSSLSGVIASSYEIGNVITVIFVSYLGSRRHIPVWIAIGAVIMGLGSMIFMVPHFTAEPNLMTAANNSSSDNICRGVSLREQDMGLGRLSSGLSSPPLAPHNNLRGDNCIQGSPSTAGPVMLFVLAQLLLGCGGSPLFTLGTTYIDDHVRPESASLYIGCMYSMAAFGPVLGFLLGAYLLSFHMDSFSGTIISIDPGDHRWVGMWWGGFLLCGLLLILVAIPFFSFPKTLQREKEKIRIIEKAKSSSQKEKEQCKEPKKEKLNDSGYGKDVKDIPRSMWRLVCNPVYVVTCLGACMELVIVSGFVVFLPKYLETQFSLGKSQASVFTGSIAIPGACIGIFFGGCLLKRLELRPKGAVQFVLVSNMICLVCYGLLFFLGCDNVKMAGTTIPYFNSSTKGPEPFQVNLTAACNFGCECRMTDVEPVCGNNGLTYFSPCHAGCTAFSSKSNFTNCACIHGNLTMLPPAAPEFAEVTVVPVATAGPCTSPCRTIFPFLILLFFMTFIVAITQMPLLMIVLRSVSEEERSFALGMQFVIFRLFGYIPAPILFGNLIDSTCLLWKSTCGEKGGRCLLYDIEQFRYRYVGLCAGIKILALALFLVDWWLVRRRRQMEDQAPSFTVNEFVGSIISLDKLFEEKPHLHSVGDGDGTSPNSELPTPSSISSPTEPTKSTNLEDTGSSNQTQDSTEIGSRSKNAMDVDDIDVPDTRQAPLALEEPDTEVKPLTGKPSDKLVRNV